In Gloeocapsopsis sp. IPPAS B-1203, a genomic segment contains:
- a CDS encoding alkaline phosphatase, translating into MSSSCSIQFVWKRWKVVSVFAIIAMTWLATILPVQAQGADEELVRIWPTNNTTILVGQRFDLRVESLIPGQSAPTLESITINGNNFTGTFRQRINEQLQLPGGTIEVGQPPEDSNLFGQTLRNWSLPKPGSYEIVATLNIDGRQVSARNTYRVQPFQQRGQLNKVIFFVGDGMGTPLRTGARIMKYGVRDGQPGGYLEMEQMPVSGLVSTHSLNSIVPDSANTAAAWVSGAKTINNALNAFPDNTPENPLDNPRIETLPQYMKRRYNWGIGMVTTAFTTDATPSSFAANQVQRAQFEAIAQQYFDFFQDGWYVPETGYRSLKELSQPVDVLLGPGARHYIPDENSAAQFRDTVFRRDNQDLVAVARQQGYSIVTDLNSMNQAPNNRPIFGLFLGDFREGAALGPQNIPSVLDLLIARGRATIDGRGARQLTPPVPSEFATIPTLEEMTRKAIAVLEAESPQGWMLQVESSQSDKLAHPLDPDRTLYEVLTLDKSVGAVRQFVAQNPNALILVTADHAQGQTVGGTVDSQAIREGRIDLNDAMQSFEDAGFPTYQDIDGDGYPNEANPSTKLAIGISARPTFRTNFLTDDLNLPPSGDDGTEPNPERDPNGLLLTNDLERGTTVANHTADDVPIAAQGPGAGLFTGVMDNIEVFQRMAAVISGVRNRQDLATGRPFTATETES; encoded by the coding sequence ATGAGCAGTTCATGCTCAATTCAGTTTGTGTGGAAGCGATGGAAAGTAGTTAGTGTTTTTGCGATCATAGCGATGACTTGGCTAGCTACCATACTACCTGTCCAAGCGCAAGGAGCAGATGAAGAACTAGTACGCATCTGGCCTACAAATAATACAACTATACTGGTTGGGCAACGCTTTGATTTGCGTGTAGAAAGCTTAATTCCTGGGCAGTCAGCACCGACATTAGAATCGATCACAATCAACGGCAATAACTTTACCGGAACCTTTAGGCAGCGCATCAACGAACAGTTACAACTACCTGGCGGTACTATCGAAGTAGGACAACCACCTGAAGACTCCAACCTTTTTGGTCAAACACTCCGCAACTGGAGTTTACCTAAGCCAGGAAGTTACGAAATTGTAGCGACTCTGAACATCGACGGACGCCAAGTTTCCGCCCGTAATACTTACCGCGTTCAACCATTTCAACAACGAGGTCAACTCAACAAAGTGATCTTTTTCGTTGGCGATGGAATGGGAACACCGTTACGCACAGGGGCGCGGATTATGAAATACGGTGTTAGAGATGGTCAACCAGGTGGCTATCTTGAGATGGAGCAAATGCCTGTATCAGGATTAGTATCTACCCACTCGCTCAATAGTATTGTTCCAGATTCAGCAAATACTGCTGCTGCTTGGGTTTCTGGGGCAAAAACGATCAACAACGCACTCAATGCGTTTCCTGACAATACACCTGAAAATCCTCTCGACAATCCCCGAATTGAAACTTTACCTCAGTATATGAAGCGGAGATACAACTGGGGTATCGGGATGGTAACGACAGCCTTTACAACTGATGCGACACCTTCATCCTTTGCAGCCAATCAAGTCCAGCGCGCTCAATTTGAAGCGATCGCACAACAATATTTTGACTTTTTTCAGGATGGTTGGTATGTACCAGAAACAGGATATCGTAGCTTAAAAGAATTATCTCAACCTGTTGATGTTCTTTTAGGTCCAGGAGCACGTCATTATATCCCAGACGAGAACAGTGCAGCTCAGTTTAGAGATACAGTATTTCGCCGCGACAATCAAGATCTCGTAGCAGTTGCCCGACAGCAGGGCTACAGTATTGTCACCGACTTAAACAGCATGAATCAAGCTCCTAACAATCGCCCAATCTTTGGTTTATTTTTAGGAGATTTTCGTGAAGGCGCGGCTTTAGGTCCACAAAATATTCCTTCAGTACTGGATCTATTGATTGCGCGTGGTAGAGCAACAATTGACGGTAGAGGCGCTCGTCAATTAACTCCTCCTGTTCCCTCAGAATTTGCCACAATTCCCACATTAGAAGAGATGACTAGAAAGGCGATCGCTGTTCTTGAAGCAGAATCGCCTCAAGGTTGGATGCTGCAAGTTGAGTCTTCGCAATCTGATAAACTCGCTCACCCCCTCGATCCTGATCGGACACTTTACGAAGTTCTCACTTTGGATAAATCTGTGGGAGCGGTACGCCAATTTGTTGCCCAAAATCCTAATGCACTCATTCTTGTCACGGCGGATCACGCTCAAGGTCAGACTGTAGGTGGTACCGTTGACTCACAAGCAATCCGCGAAGGTAGAATTGATTTGAATGATGCCATGCAGTCATTTGAAGACGCAGGTTTCCCGACTTATCAAGACATAGATGGCGACGGCTATCCTAATGAGGCAAATCCTAGCACTAAGTTAGCGATAGGTATTTCAGCACGACCTACATTTCGGACTAACTTCTTAACCGACGACTTGAATTTACCTCCCTCTGGGGATGATGGTACTGAGCCTAATCCTGAGCGCGATCCCAATGGCTTACTGTTGACTAATGACTTAGAACGCGGTACGACTGTTGCAAATCATACGGCAGACGATGTTCCGATCGCTGCTCAAGGACCTGGAGCCGGATTATTTACTGGTGTCATGGATAACATTGAAGTTTTCCAACGCATGGCTGCTGTGATTTCTGGCGTGAGAAATCGTCAAGACTTAGCTACTGGTAGACCATTTACCGCTACGGAGACTGAATCATGA
- the era gene encoding GTPase Era gives MDSFDFSEAWSIPQAPTGYKSGFIGIVGRPNVGKSTLMNQLVGQKIAITSPVAQTTRNRLQGILTTPEAQLIFVDTPGIHKPHHQLGEVLVRNARIAIDSVDVILFVVDGSQPAGGGDRFIIDLLSRTENPVILGINKIDQQADDSQQLDRTYEELVAPYQWQIVKFSALAKEGLDQLLQLLVTHLEPGPYYYPPDLVTDQPERFIMGELIREQILLLTREEVPHSVAVTIDRVEEDTTITRVLATIHVERDSQKGILIGKGGTMLKAIGSAAREQMQKLIAGKVYLELFVKVQPKWRQSRFRLSELGYRVEE, from the coding sequence ATTGATAGTTTTGACTTTTCTGAAGCGTGGAGTATTCCGCAAGCGCCTACCGGATACAAATCGGGTTTTATTGGTATTGTTGGACGCCCGAATGTCGGTAAATCGACATTAATGAATCAACTTGTAGGGCAAAAAATTGCGATTACTTCACCTGTCGCGCAAACTACGCGAAATCGTTTGCAAGGAATCTTAACAACGCCCGAAGCACAACTTATTTTTGTTGATACGCCAGGAATTCACAAGCCACACCATCAACTCGGAGAAGTTCTAGTCCGCAATGCACGAATTGCAATTGATTCTGTGGATGTTATATTGTTTGTCGTCGATGGTTCGCAACCAGCGGGAGGTGGCGATCGCTTTATTATCGATCTACTCAGTCGTACAGAAAATCCTGTCATTCTAGGTATTAACAAAATTGATCAACAAGCAGACGATTCGCAGCAACTTGATCGTACTTATGAAGAGTTAGTTGCACCATATCAATGGCAAATTGTCAAGTTTTCTGCACTTGCAAAAGAAGGGTTAGACCAACTTTTACAGTTACTTGTTACGCATTTAGAACCAGGACCATACTACTATCCGCCAGATTTAGTTACCGATCAACCTGAGCGGTTTATTATGGGAGAATTAATCCGCGAACAAATTTTACTCCTCACTCGCGAAGAAGTTCCTCACTCGGTCGCAGTAACGATTGATCGCGTTGAAGAAGATACAACAATTACTCGTGTCTTAGCTACGATTCATGTTGAACGCGATTCACAAAAAGGTATTTTGATCGGAAAAGGCGGTACGATGCTCAAAGCGATCGGTTCTGCGGCGCGAGAACAAATGCAAAAGTTAATTGCAGGTAAAGTTTACTTAGAATTATTTGTGAAAGTGCAACCCAAATGGCGACAATCGCGTTTTCGGTTATCTGAATTAGGCTATCGCGTAGAAGAATAA
- a CDS encoding histidine phosphatase family protein, protein MAISLYFLRHGQTECSRNNAFCGAIDPSLTPEGLEMAQAFAAAYRHSSWEAVVSSPMQRTIATAKPLCEALGIDLQLRDGLKEINFGKWEGLSVDAVARDYHDDYIRWSADPAWYPPTGGELAVAIASRAMQVIEEIKNSYKSGNILIVSHKATIRIMLCSLLGIDVGRFRYRLGCPVGSVSIVEFGTHGPLLHALADRTHLNEHLRSLPGT, encoded by the coding sequence GTGGCTATTTCGCTTTATTTTTTGCGCCACGGACAAACGGAGTGCAGCCGAAACAATGCTTTTTGTGGTGCTATTGATCCAAGTTTGACACCAGAAGGACTGGAGATGGCGCAAGCTTTTGCTGCGGCTTACCGTCATAGTTCCTGGGAGGCTGTTGTTTCTAGCCCCATGCAACGCACGATCGCAACTGCAAAACCTTTATGTGAAGCACTAGGAATAGACTTACAACTACGCGATGGTTTAAAAGAAATCAACTTTGGTAAATGGGAAGGCTTGTCAGTCGATGCGGTAGCTCGCGATTATCACGACGATTATATTCGCTGGTCAGCAGATCCGGCGTGGTATCCTCCGACTGGTGGTGAATTAGCCGTAGCGATCGCCTCTCGCGCCATGCAAGTCATTGAAGAAATTAAAAATTCGTACAAAAGTGGCAATATACTAATCGTCTCGCATAAAGCAACGATTCGCATCATGTTATGTAGTCTGCTTGGAATCGATGTTGGGCGCTTTCGTTATCGCTTAGGATGCCCTGTGGGTTCTGTTAGTATTGTAGAGTTTGGAACGCATGGTCCACTGCTTCATGCTTTAGCTGATCGTACTCACCTTAATGAGCATTTGCGCTCTTTACCAGGAACTTAA
- a CDS encoding succinylglutamate desuccinylase/aspartoacylase family protein encodes MIPNIYTIPLIQLASGDRLSLQVYRFVGAKPGKKVYIQANLHGAEIAGNAVIYQLIEYFRILEVTQLFGEVWLVPVCNPLGVNQRSHRFASGRYCVYEGKDWNRIFWDYEKTQEDLQEFAKSQVNLDIDTIKKNYLNKIINHFITLTEDIHSPSSVPFTELFRYRLQSLSIDADYLIDLHTSTDRGLDYLYYFSHRESSAQHFLFDYGILLDDYDGDAFDEAFIKPWLALENAFQKLGREIIFDVEAWTLELGSGMQMMPQSVEKGVQGVKNYLLYKGVLALNTKAIAHEMTFRSKSQITKYYAPVGGMVQARVPLGSVVKAGEKLYKILMFNKNGELPSLINICAEKDGLVYDVATNHAVNEGEYVLAVM; translated from the coding sequence ATGATTCCGAATATCTACACAATTCCTCTCATTCAGTTAGCTTCTGGCGATCGCTTGTCTCTTCAAGTTTATCGATTTGTCGGTGCGAAGCCTGGTAAAAAAGTCTATATCCAAGCAAATTTACACGGGGCAGAAATTGCTGGTAATGCTGTGATATATCAGCTAATTGAGTATTTTAGAATCTTGGAAGTGACACAATTATTTGGCGAGGTTTGGCTAGTTCCTGTGTGTAATCCTCTGGGAGTCAATCAGCGATCGCATCGTTTTGCTTCTGGACGCTATTGTGTTTATGAAGGCAAAGATTGGAATCGGATTTTTTGGGATTATGAAAAGACGCAAGAAGACTTGCAAGAATTTGCTAAATCGCAAGTTAATTTAGATATAGATACTATTAAGAAAAACTATTTAAATAAGATTATTAACCATTTCATTACACTGACAGAAGATATTCATTCTCCAAGTAGTGTGCCTTTTACAGAACTTTTTCGCTACCGCTTGCAATCATTAAGTATTGATGCTGATTATTTAATTGATCTCCACACTTCTACCGATCGAGGTTTAGATTATCTCTACTATTTTTCTCACCGCGAATCTAGCGCTCAACACTTTCTATTTGACTATGGTATTTTACTCGATGACTATGATGGTGACGCTTTTGATGAAGCTTTTATCAAACCGTGGTTAGCCTTAGAAAATGCTTTTCAAAAACTAGGACGGGAAATTATTTTTGATGTAGAAGCTTGGACATTAGAACTTGGTTCAGGAATGCAAATGATGCCACAGTCGGTAGAAAAAGGCGTACAAGGAGTCAAGAATTATTTACTATATAAAGGTGTATTAGCGTTAAATACAAAGGCGATCGCACATGAGATGACATTCAGATCAAAAAGTCAGATAACGAAGTATTATGCTCCTGTTGGCGGTATGGTGCAAGCGCGAGTACCACTTGGTAGCGTAGTGAAAGCAGGAGAAAAACTGTATAAAATTTTAATGTTTAATAAAAATGGAGAATTACCTTCTTTGATTAATATTTGTGCTGAAAAAGATGGTTTGGTGTATGACGTGGCGACTAATCATGCAGTAAATGAAGGAGAGTATGTATTGGCAGTCATGTAG
- a CDS encoding carboxypeptidase-like regulatory domain-containing protein yields the protein MTLSKPNATMFKFKKLLRSKRLRLVTGVILAVTVFALLTLQPSLAFRARPQGDSLLYGKLADTRRIHDGHGVVANAKVTINSIPPQTTRTDNQGQFWFKGLRDVHYVLKIELPYDRSNVYSLSTNVHGQTGDFFDISNDERHNLHEMDY from the coding sequence ATGACACTGAGTAAACCAAACGCAACTATGTTCAAATTCAAAAAACTACTGCGTTCCAAACGACTACGGTTAGTGACGGGTGTCATCCTTGCTGTAACAGTATTTGCATTACTAACACTACAACCTAGCCTAGCGTTTCGGGCGCGTCCTCAGGGAGATAGTTTGCTATATGGTAAATTAGCTGATACTCGCCGCATACACGATGGACATGGCGTAGTAGCAAATGCCAAAGTCACAATTAATTCCATCCCACCACAAACAACTCGTACCGACAATCAAGGTCAATTTTGGTTTAAAGGATTGCGAGATGTTCATTACGTCCTTAAGATAGAATTACCTTACGATCGCAGCAACGTCTACTCATTATCTACTAATGTGCATGGTCAAACAGGCGATTTTTTTGATATTAGTAATGATGAGAGGCATAATTTGCACGAAATGGACTACTAA
- a CDS encoding cation diffusion facilitator family transporter yields MSKLHSNTRKIQILQLAIGLEISFFAVELGVGLWVHSLSLLADAGHLLSDVAALGVTLIASWMAQSAKRHAKYGNGRIELFAALLNSLSLIILASWVATEAIARMQSPTSDILSLPMLLTAVVGLGINGCNAFWLHECSHCDLNFKAAFLHVLSDLFSSFGVILAAIAISWLGWMWADSAISLLVSGLVAISATALLLQSIWMLFGTSPTTNACDCEKRDMEKLLFPSLEEILR; encoded by the coding sequence ATGTCAAAATTGCACTCGAACACGCGGAAAATCCAAATACTACAACTAGCAATCGGGCTGGAGATCAGTTTTTTTGCTGTTGAACTTGGTGTTGGGTTATGGGTCCACAGTTTATCTCTGTTAGCGGATGCAGGACATCTACTTTCAGATGTAGCAGCATTGGGAGTGACTCTGATAGCAAGCTGGATGGCGCAAAGCGCTAAACGTCATGCCAAGTACGGAAATGGTCGTATTGAATTATTCGCTGCACTACTAAATAGTCTTAGCTTAATTATTTTGGCAAGTTGGGTAGCAACAGAGGCAATTGCCAGGATGCAATCTCCTACATCAGATATTCTTAGCCTACCGATGTTGCTAACAGCAGTAGTCGGGCTAGGAATTAATGGTTGTAATGCTTTTTGGCTACACGAGTGCAGTCATTGTGACCTGAACTTCAAAGCAGCCTTCTTGCACGTACTTTCAGATCTATTTAGTTCATTTGGTGTCATTTTAGCAGCGATCGCTATTTCCTGGCTTGGTTGGATGTGGGCTGATAGTGCAATTAGTCTTTTGGTATCAGGACTTGTTGCGATTTCGGCTACTGCGTTACTGCTACAAAGCATCTGGATGCTATTTGGCACCTCCCCTACTACAAATGCTTGCGACTGTGAAAAACGCGACATGGAAAAACTGTTATTTCCATCATTAGAGGAGATTTTGCGATGA
- the sufR gene encoding iron-sulfur cluster biosynthesis transcriptional regulator SufR yields MAITQQQSSTKQDILHYLLKQGQATAQELATQLEVSPQAIRRHLKDLEVEDLIHYAAVQAGMGRPQHMYQISPQGRDRLRRDSTDLDSYGEFAVSLLDTLAETVGREKMSSILRKQWERKAIEYRDRVGNGSLKERVAKLVELRKAEGFMAEWYPVDEFRSVGDRFILTEHNCAISNVAESFPSVCTHELEMFAAILPDCTVERTHWIINGEHRCGYLVQARQKNH; encoded by the coding sequence ATGGCGATTACGCAGCAGCAGTCCTCCACCAAGCAGGATATCCTGCATTATCTACTTAAACAGGGTCAGGCAACAGCCCAGGAACTTGCTACGCAGCTAGAAGTCAGTCCACAAGCAATTCGCCGTCATCTTAAAGATCTTGAAGTAGAAGATCTCATACACTACGCAGCAGTACAAGCAGGGATGGGACGTCCGCAGCATATGTACCAGATAAGCCCTCAAGGGCGCGATCGCTTGCGACGCGATTCAACTGATTTGGATAGTTATGGTGAGTTTGCTGTTTCTTTATTAGATACTCTGGCAGAAACTGTCGGGCGCGAAAAGATGAGTTCCATTTTACGCAAACAATGGGAGCGTAAGGCAATCGAGTATCGCGATCGCGTTGGTAATGGTTCCCTCAAAGAACGCGTAGCTAAGTTAGTCGAGTTAAGAAAAGCAGAAGGATTCATGGCAGAGTGGTATCCTGTAGATGAATTCAGGAGTGTAGGCGATCGCTTTATCCTGACAGAACATAACTGCGCGATTTCTAATGTTGCTGAGTCTTTTCCTAGCGTTTGCACTCATGAATTAGAAATGTTTGCTGCAATTTTACCCGACTGTACAGTAGAACGTACGCACTGGATTATTAACGGCGAACATCGTTGTGGATATTTAGTCCAAGCAAGACAAAAAAATCACTAA
- a CDS encoding ATP-dependent 6-phosphofructokinase — MGEHKRIGILTSGGDCAGLNAVIRAVVNRAVGTYGWEVLGIRQATLGLMQQPPKYMALDVEKVNSLLTAGGTVLGTTNKGNPFAYPMADGSECDRSEEIIAGYHQLGLDALIGIGGDGSLAILRRLAQQGEINLVAIPKTIDNDVGVTELSIGFETAVSIATEALDRLHFTAASHSRVMILEVMGRDAGHIAISAGIAGGADVILIPEIPYTVDQVCRDIKERQEQGKNYCLIVVSEAVRNETGDSVVNTDRMGECRYGGIGQYLADEICHRIGAETRVTVLGHIQRGGTPSPLERLIASAFGVAAVDLIAEQKYDQMVTWQNRQVVSVPIAEAIAQYRAVDPNGTLVKTARGLNICLGD, encoded by the coding sequence ATGGGAGAACACAAACGCATTGGTATTCTTACCAGTGGAGGTGATTGCGCTGGATTAAATGCTGTAATTCGGGCAGTGGTAAATCGCGCTGTAGGTACTTATGGCTGGGAGGTGCTGGGTATCCGCCAAGCTACATTAGGGTTAATGCAGCAACCACCAAAGTATATGGCTTTGGATGTCGAAAAGGTAAACTCCTTACTCACTGCTGGTGGTACAGTTCTAGGCACAACCAATAAAGGCAATCCATTTGCTTATCCAATGGCAGATGGTAGCGAGTGCGATCGCTCTGAAGAAATCATCGCAGGTTATCACCAACTTGGTCTAGATGCATTAATTGGAATTGGGGGCGATGGCAGTTTAGCAATTTTACGTCGTCTTGCCCAACAAGGAGAAATCAATTTAGTCGCTATTCCCAAAACGATTGATAATGACGTTGGAGTCACCGAACTTTCGATTGGTTTTGAAACTGCGGTGAGTATTGCAACAGAAGCCTTAGATCGCTTGCATTTTACTGCTGCTAGTCACAGCCGTGTCATGATTTTAGAAGTAATGGGGCGTGATGCAGGACATATTGCCATTAGCGCTGGAATAGCAGGCGGTGCAGATGTGATCCTAATTCCCGAAATTCCTTATACTGTTGACCAAGTTTGCCGTGATATTAAAGAACGCCAAGAACAAGGTAAAAACTATTGTTTAATCGTTGTTTCCGAAGCTGTACGCAATGAAACAGGCGACTCAGTTGTTAATACGGATCGCATGGGTGAATGCAGATATGGTGGAATTGGTCAATATCTTGCTGATGAAATTTGCCATCGCATTGGTGCAGAAACTCGCGTTACAGTTTTAGGACACATTCAGCGTGGTGGAACACCATCACCTTTAGAAAGACTCATTGCTTCAGCTTTTGGTGTTGCAGCTGTTGATTTAATAGCTGAACAAAAGTATGACCAAATGGTGACATGGCAAAACCGTCAAGTTGTCAGTGTCCCGATCGCAGAAGCGATCGCTCAATATCGCGCTGTCGATCCTAATGGGACTTTAGTCAAAACTGCTAGAGGATTAAATATCTGTTTGGGAGATTAA
- the sufB gene encoding Fe-S cluster assembly protein SufB, translated as MSATVKTLVNQPYKYGFVTDIEADTIPRGLSEDVIRLISAKKEEPEFMLEFRLKAFRQWQKMTEPAWSNVEYPPINYQDIIYYSAPKKKPKLNSIEEVDPTLLETFEKLGIPLSEQKRLSNVAVDAIFDSVSVATTFKEKLAEEGVIFCSISEALREYPELVQKYLGSVVPIADNYFAALNSAVFSDGSFVYVPKNTKCPMELSTYFRINSGDTGQFERTLIVAEEGSYVSYLEGCTAPMYDTNQLHAAVVELVALDNAEIKYSTVQNWYAGDENGKGGIYNFVTKRGLCQGVNSKISWTQVETGSAITWKYPSCVLAGDNSVGEFYSVALTNNMQQADTGTKMVHVGKNTRSTIVSKGISAGRSSNSYRGLVKVSPNAKGARNYSQCDSMLIGDNAHANTFPYIQVQNNTAKVEHEASTSKIGEEQLFYFSQRGISAEDAVSMMISGFCKDVFNQLPMEFAVEADRLLSLKLEGSVG; from the coding sequence ATGAGTGCCACTGTCAAAACCTTAGTCAATCAGCCCTACAAATACGGATTTGTCACCGACATTGAGGCAGATACGATTCCACGTGGACTGAGCGAAGATGTGATTCGGCTAATCTCTGCTAAGAAAGAAGAGCCAGAGTTCATGCTAGAGTTTCGCCTCAAAGCTTTCCGTCAGTGGCAAAAAATGACAGAACCTGCCTGGTCTAATGTCGAGTATCCTCCGATTAATTACCAGGATATCATTTATTACTCTGCACCGAAGAAGAAGCCCAAGCTCAACAGTATAGAAGAAGTCGATCCTACGCTTCTAGAAACTTTTGAAAAACTAGGAATTCCTCTCTCAGAGCAAAAACGACTTTCTAACGTAGCAGTGGATGCTATTTTTGATAGCGTTTCCGTGGCGACAACATTTAAAGAAAAGCTTGCTGAAGAAGGCGTCATCTTCTGTTCCATTTCCGAAGCCTTACGAGAATATCCAGAGTTAGTGCAAAAGTACTTAGGTAGCGTTGTTCCCATTGCAGACAACTACTTTGCTGCGTTAAACAGTGCTGTATTCAGCGATGGTTCCTTTGTCTATGTTCCCAAGAACACTAAATGTCCGATGGAACTGTCTACTTACTTCCGCATTAACAGTGGTGACACTGGACAGTTTGAACGGACGCTGATCGTTGCTGAGGAAGGGAGCTATGTTTCCTACCTTGAAGGTTGTACAGCACCGATGTACGACACAAATCAACTCCATGCGGCTGTCGTAGAGTTGGTTGCGCTAGACAATGCAGAAATCAAATACTCTACAGTGCAAAACTGGTATGCTGGAGATGAAAATGGCAAAGGTGGAATTTACAACTTCGTAACTAAGCGCGGTTTGTGTCAAGGTGTGAACTCTAAAATTTCCTGGACACAAGTAGAAACAGGTTCAGCAATTACTTGGAAGTATCCCAGTTGCGTCCTCGCAGGCGATAACTCAGTTGGTGAATTTTACTCAGTTGCATTAACGAACAATATGCAGCAAGCCGATACTGGAACTAAAATGGTACACGTTGGGAAAAATACTCGTAGTACTATTGTTTCCAAAGGAATCTCCGCTGGACGCTCCTCGAATAGCTATCGCGGCTTAGTCAAAGTCAGTCCCAATGCCAAAGGTGCAAGAAATTATTCACAGTGCGATTCAATGCTGATCGGGGATAATGCTCATGCCAACACCTTCCCCTACATTCAAGTACAGAACAACACTGCCAAAGTAGAACATGAAGCGTCAACTTCTAAGATTGGTGAAGAACAGCTATTTTACTTTTCACAGCGTGGTATATCTGCAGAAGATGCTGTTTCTATGATGATTAGTGGCTTCTGTAAAGATGTCTTCAATCAGTTACCAATGGAGTTTGCAGTAGAAGCAGATCGACTACTGAGCTTGAAACTAGAAGGCAGTGTAGGCTAA
- a CDS encoding trypsin-like serine protease — MKFQIRFQLYLVFITTIAGVVPNVVMAAPGFVSKVNDTLTTNSNNTYWTPQRLQNAKPLNLPKPTNQLTTQTVPLAGTPVSASGQAPTINIAPDLQNKLFQPRQTNSIANEQLVQPNNAGSARAYFTSSRLVPLSADLVYPYRAVGKLFFTIPGQGDFVCSGAVIKPRIVLTAGHCVHGGSGGQNGFFTNFLFVPAYRDGAAPYKSWSWSYVLTPDVWAKGNGVVPNAADYAVIEINDLSFKGVYRKIGQVTGSLGFKTFSLFPNHATLLGYPGNLDNGNKMHQVNAQSFRTRTPNSVEYGSDMRGGSSGGPWIQNFGVASVGQNGGQNPSLNQIIGITSYGPASTALLFQGSSVPDSRFVNMLNTICNRRPGNC, encoded by the coding sequence ATGAAATTTCAAATTCGTTTTCAATTATACTTAGTGTTCATTACAACAATCGCAGGTGTAGTACCTAATGTGGTTATGGCTGCGCCTGGCTTTGTTTCTAAAGTCAATGACACTCTTACTACCAATAGCAACAATACTTACTGGACTCCACAGCGGCTGCAGAATGCTAAACCATTAAATTTACCTAAACCTACCAATCAGTTAACAACACAGACAGTTCCATTAGCAGGAACTCCAGTAAGTGCAAGCGGTCAAGCACCAACAATTAATATTGCACCTGATTTACAAAACAAGTTATTTCAACCACGTCAGACAAATTCTATAGCCAATGAGCAACTAGTACAACCTAACAATGCTGGTTCAGCAAGAGCTTACTTTACAAGTTCTCGACTTGTTCCTTTATCAGCAGATCTTGTCTATCCTTATAGAGCAGTAGGAAAACTCTTTTTTACAATACCTGGTCAAGGTGACTTTGTTTGCTCTGGTGCAGTTATCAAACCTAGAATTGTTTTAACCGCAGGTCACTGCGTTCACGGTGGTAGTGGCGGTCAAAATGGCTTCTTTACTAATTTCTTATTTGTTCCTGCATATCGAGATGGTGCTGCGCCCTATAAGTCTTGGAGTTGGAGTTATGTACTAACTCCAGATGTTTGGGCTAAAGGTAATGGCGTTGTTCCCAACGCAGCTGACTACGCGGTAATTGAAATCAACGATTTATCCTTTAAAGGAGTCTACCGCAAAATTGGTCAAGTGACTGGCTCTCTTGGTTTTAAGACTTTTAGTCTTTTTCCTAACCACGCAACTTTACTTGGTTATCCAGGCAATCTTGATAATGGCAATAAAATGCACCAAGTTAATGCTCAAAGTTTCCGCACCCGAACTCCCAATTCGGTAGAATATGGTTCTGATATGCGAGGAGGTTCAAGTGGTGGACCTTGGATACAAAATTTTGGAGTAGCATCTGTAGGGCAAAACGGAGGACAGAATCCTAGTTTAAATCAAATTATTGGAATTACTTCTTACGGCCCTGCCTCAACTGCTCTTCTATTTCAAGGTAGTTCTGTTCCCGATTCTCGCTTCGTAAATATGTTAAATACAATCTGCAATAGAAGACCTGGAAACTGTTAG